ACACAAATACTAAAAGTTATATTTTTATTATAAATGATTTTTACTTTATAATTCCAAAACGAACTTACCCTCATGAACACAGAAACCGCCCTGGTCAAAAAGTGCAGGTCTGCTAACAGGAAATACACCATCGGCGTATTCGGAATCTCAAGGAGCGGAAAGGATTCGGCCATTGACGTCTTCGTCGACATAGCCCGGGAGAACGGTTACGAATTCACCCATATGTCCCCCATTGGGATGATCCGTGAGAGACTGACGGGCAGAAGACTCAAGACGATGCCGGAATCGGAGAAGAGGCAACTGGTGGAAGAGGTGCGGGCTGAGATCAGAAAGGTCTCGGAGACCAATAACATCATCGTTGACGAACACTACTGCTTCCCCCACGATTTCGGAGGAGTTGTGTTGGAGGACGGATATTATGATGAGAAACTGCCCTATGACATCATGAGCATTCCTAACTCTCCCACGAACTACGAAGTCGTGCTCCCTAGATTCGGCACGCAGTTCTATGATCTCGTGGCTGTGATGAAGATAGACCCAGACGCCATAATCGAACGTATGAGGAGATCTGAAGGATGCAAGAGGAACACAGTCGCAACCAGAGAGGATATCATACATTGGCAGCGGGCAGAGATGATAGGGGTATACCATGATGCCCTGGGTCGCGGCATATTCCAATCTGAGGACTATATGAAAAATGCCGAGGCCATTTGGGGAGCTTTCGAGGAACTTGTCAACGAAGACCGTTCACCCCAGCCCAATCACTTGTAAACATAGGGCTTGTCTGCCTGGAAGTTATGTGGTCTGAAAATTCTCTCCATCAAACCATCACTCACAGGATTCCATCTGACGGTGTCAACCTTGTATGCGGCCTTATCCTCATCGCAGTATTCCAGTTTGTTGACGATATCCTCTATTTCCCTGTCCTTCACATAGAACAGCTTCAGAATCAGGCATCTAGTAAGGTCGAATGCCATCGGTATGCATTCCTTGTCAAATACTTCATCCTTGCTTTTGTGGACGAGTAAACTGCGCTGGTAGTAAAGATATCCCACTTTCTTGTAGAGATTGGCCTGCTTTTTCCCTTTTACTACTCCGCCGTTACGTATCATACGAGAAACACTCTGCTTAATCCTCTCAGTTACACGGTTCCTGTTCTTTGACCATATCTCCGGGAATTGCTGAGCGAACAATTCCCATATCCCCGATATTGCTATGAATGCGGTTTCCACATCGTTGCATCTGTACGCATTCCTGTATAGATCGAGCATCCTTTTCGTTAGCATATCCTTGCTGCTCGGTTCCGGCCCGTAATTCAGCGGATAGAACTGGGTGTACCACTCACGGAACTCCGAATAGAACTTTTGAAAATCCTTCTTCTCGGATTCACTCAGCGTGAACACGGGCAGAAATCTCCATAACGCATAGTTCGTCTCGCATTGGTACATATCGTTTACGGCCACACCTCCTTCCGGAAGTACTCCGATTCCGAATCCTGCCCGGTTCGTTTTGAAGAGTCTGATGGCATCGATGAGACACCTCTCCTCGTCCTCCCAGCTTTTATCGGTGTCCATTCTGAAGTATCTGAACTGCTGATACTCCGAACAGCATGTCCCATCGTCCTTCTTCTTCACGACGAATTCGCAGTAGATCGTACGGGCCATGGAGAGTGGAGCGAAAAGATGGTGGAAGAAATCATAGAGCGTGTCCACCAAAATCTCATCCCTGCGTTCGTTGACTATCTTACCGTCAGGACCGCTGGCTCTGTTGTAGATGTAGGACATTCCGGTTTCCATGATCGGCTTCATGTCATACGGCGAAACGGTACCGTATTCGAACGGCGGCAGATCCACGTCTAGAAGAGAATCGTCCATTCCGCTGCACAGTACGATGGCCGTGGTCTGCATAGGGGCAGTATGGCGTTATGGTTATATCACGGTTGGTAAAATAGCCAAAATTATCTTTTTATTATCAAAGAATTTTGCTTTATAATCTGAACACCAAATACCTATCATGAACACAGAAACTACCTCAGTCAGGAAATTCAGGTCCGCAAACATCCACATCTACGGAAAATGCAACTACCGCTGCGAGCACTGTTTCGACAGGTGCCTCACCAAGAACTACATGAGGCCGTCCGACTGGGTTGACACCCTGACCTTCCTGAAGGAATACGGGGTGGAGAAGATCAACCTGGCCGGCGGGGAACCCACCCTCTATCCCTTCCTGGACCAGATGTGCTACCTGGTCAAGGGCATGGGCTTCAAGCTCTCCATCGTCAGCAACGGCTCCCTCATCACCGAGGACTGGATGGCTAGGATGGAGGGAGTCGTCGACTGGATCGGTCTCTCCATCGACTCCATCGATGAGGCGGACGAGATCCAGATCGGAAGGGGCAGGGGAGGCCACCTGGAGAACATCGTACAGGTCGCCGATATGGCCCACCGGCACGGCATCAAGGTAAAGCTCAACATCACCGTGGTTAGGAGGAGTTGGATGAAGGACTTCAGACCCTTCATCGAGAAGGTTAGGCCAGAACGCGTCAAGTGCTTCAGGGCCCTCACCCTGAAGAACGCAAACGACGACGTCCCCGACACCTGGTCCATCACAGACAAACAGTTCGAAGACTTCAGGCGCAGGCACGAGGACATCGGCTGCATCGTCTTCGAGGACAACGAGGACATGGTCTCCTCCTACGTGATGTTCGACCCCATGGGCAGATGGATGGTCGACAGCGGGTACGAGAAGAGGTTCATCTCCTTCGAGGTCCTCAGGAGGGAAGGGCTCGACCGGGAAGTGGATGTCGAGAAGTACTTCGGCCGCAACGCCGTCTACGAATGGTGATTGGCTTGAAGTACAAACCGTACAAACCTGCCGAGGAGAACCTCGCCGTCGGTGACGTGAGAAAGTGCACGTTCAACGGAGTAGGGGTCGTCGAGACGTTCTATGTTGTTGTGATGGCGGTTTACCCCGGCCACATCGCAGTCAGGAAACTCCACAAGGACAACTGGGGAGCTACCCGGTATCTGATAAGGGACGTGGCCCCGACCGGTCTCGAATACGCCATGTTCGTGGATACCAAGGATACAGAAATGCAGGAACAGATGGTCGGCCGCAAAACGGGAAGGATCTCGAAGACAGACGTGAGGAACATAAGGAAGTGATTGAAATGACAGGTCAGAACATTAGTACGCATTACAGGATAGGATTATTCGGAGTGTCGAGGAGCGGCAAGAACTACACCATCGACGACTTCATCGGACTGGCGAAAGACAACGGGATAGAATTCGTCCACATGTCCCCCATGGACATGATCCGTGCTCGTCTCGGCAGCCGCAGACTGCGTGATATGCCAGACGATGAAAAACGTGCACTCGTGACAGAGGTCAGGGAAGAGATCGACCGCATCGCCAAGGACCACAACATCATCGTGGACGAACACTTCTGCTACCCCTCCACATTCGGCGGGAAGAAGCTGGAAAACGGATACTACGACGAGAAGCTCCCGCACGACATCCTCCATGATATGAGGTACAAAGTGGATTACGAGGTGGTCTTCCCCCGTTACGAATCCTAGAAATACGATCTGCTCGCAGTGATGAGTCTGGACCCGGAAATCATCGTGGAAAGGTCCAGAACCTCCGAGGGGGCGAAATACAATCCCTACGTCACCGCTGAGGAGATTGCAGAGTGGCAGAAGGCTGAGATAAGCGGGATCGCCAGGGAAAGCCAGGTCCCCGTCTTCCTGATAACCGACCCGCGTAAATCGGGTATGTTGCTGTGGAAGGCGGCCAGGACCGCCTTGTTCCACTGATGGAAAAACAGTTTGGCAGCAATACAGCAGCATGGTGAAGAGCAATCCGCCGACGAAGGACTCGGCGATGCCAGGTCCCTTCTCGCCTTTCTTCTTCTTTGCCATGGGAAACCGAATGTAACGGAGGTAAGGACTTCCGCAGAAACAAGAAACAAAGGAGAAGAAATGAGTGAGCCCAATGAGATTAACATTCGCGAGGTACTTGAGATCTGCACGGAGGATGTTGTTTCCCGGGGATTATCTTGAGGCTCTCGAGTTCGTTTTTCATTCAGTGCTAGGGATACTCGAAGAAGGCACGTCCGAAATTACTGGTCATCGATGAAGATGATCTTTATCTTGGGAGGTACCTCGAAATCGACAATGCTATCATTTACAGCTATTTCGAATTCCGGTATGGTCTCGAACACGACCTCCTCGAGGTTGGAACAATCGCCGATGGCCTGGTGGCTGACTAACTCCAGGGTATGGGGCATGTTAATCTTGACCAGACTGTCGCAACGGATGAAGGCTCCGGTACCTATCGCCGTCACACCCTCTGGCACAGTGTATTCGGTCTCTGTTCTCCCTGCAGGATAGGCTACTAGTTCCGTATCGCCCTTGCTGAAAAGGACCCCGTCACTCGAGAAAAACCATTCGTTGGTGTCCTTCACCTGGATATTCTTCACGTTCATGTATCCTATGTTCTCGATACTGTCCGGGAGCACCACTGTATCCACCCCTGAACTGAACGCTGAGTCGGAGATTTCCTTCACACCCTCCGGGACCTCATACACCTGTCCCTGGTGCGGAGGAGACATGGTAATCCGCAAGGGTCCCCACGGAAGATTCTACGGCTGTTCCAATTTCCCGAAGACCGGTTGCAAGTATACCGTTCAGGACAAACTCCCAGATCTGGGCAAAAGATGAACCTCAATAAATACCGGGACTAATCATGGAGTGAAGTTCTCACCTATCAACCAGAAGATAATGTCCGCTTACGGGCCTTTGGGAGGTTCTTGTTGCCAACGCAATAGAAGTGAATTTCAATGATGGTCCTCCAGCCACAGGTTCTCGTTCGTGTGGTAATTATTCCGGTGCCCTTATAGGATCGATCTGCGATTATCCTCTGGAATGACCTCTATCCCTCCGGCCGCCTTCCCGCTGAACGACATCTCCGCGGGCAGGATGGACCTGATTTATAACGATACGGAATCCAACAGGAAGGTTCTCACCACCCTCCAGAAGGAGATCTCCGACTGCGACAGATTCGATTTCTCCGTCGCGTTCATCACCAGGAGCGGCATGGCCTGCATCAATCAGCTGCTGGACAACACCAGGGATAAGGTCAAAGGCAGGATCATCACCACCGACTACCTCAACTTCAGCGAACCTGCCGCTCTCAGACAGCTCCTGAGGTTCTCAAACATTGAGGTTAGGATCTACTCCCGCCAGAACTTCCACACCAAAGGATACATCTTCCACAAGGGGAAGGAGACCAGTCTGATGGTGGGCAGTTCTAACATTACCCAGGATGCCCTGAACGTCAACAAGGAATGGAACATCTGGTATTCCACCACCGACTCCGATAACCTCTTCCTGGGGACCACAGTCAGCGAGTTCGAATCCATGTGGAAGCAGTCCGTCCCCCTCACCGAGGAATGGATCCAGGAGTACGAGCCGAGGCATCTCCGTTCCAAGATCGAAAGGCAGACCGAGCTGCAGGCCCGCAGGAACGACCCCGTGGTGATCACCCCCAACGAGATGCAGAAGGATGCTCTGGAGAACCTCTGCAAACTCAGGAACTCCGGTGCCGACAAGGCTTTGCTCATCTCAGCCACCGGAACCGGAAAAACCTATCTGTCAGCGTTCGATGTGAAGGAATCACAATCCAAGAAGGTGCTCTTTCTGGTTCACCGTGAACAGATTCTCGACGATGCCCGTGAGAGTTACAAGGATATCCTCGGTAACGGAATCAGGACCGGAAAGATCACCGGAATCTCCAAGGATTTCGATGCGGACTACATCTTCTCCACCATCCAAACGATGTCCAAACCTGACATCCTGGCACATTTCAAACCAGACCATTTCGACTACATCATATGCGACGAGGCACACCACGCAGTTGCCAAACAATACAACAGCATCGTCGACTACTTCAGACCCAAGTTCATGCTCGGCATGACCGCCACTCCCGAGAGAATGGATTCCGGCGACGTTTTCAAGAGGTTCAACCACAACATCGCCTACGAAATCCGTCTCCAGGACGCCCTCGAAAAGAACATGCTCTGTCCCTTCCACTATTACGGCATTACCGACATCAGCGTGGACGGGAGGCCCATCGAGGACGATGAGGACTTCAACTCCCTGGTCTCCGAGGAGAGGATCAAACACATCATCGAGAAGATGGAGTTCTACGGTCACTCCGGCGACAGGGTAAAGGGCCTGATCTTCTGCAGATCCATCGAGGAAGGCAGGGAATTATCCGTAAAACTCAACGAACACGGTCTCAGGACCCAATTCGTCTGCGGAAAGGATGATGCGGCTACCAGGGAAAAGGCGGTTAACCTTCTCGAACAGGAGGACAAATCCACTGGATTGGATTACATAATTACCGTGGATATCTTCAACGAGGGTGTGGACATCAAATCCGTCAACCAGATCGTGATGCTGAGGCCCACCCAGTCTTCCATCATTTTCATACAGCAGCTCGGACGCGGACTCAGGAAGAGGGCCCTGAACGGAGAGCTCAAGGAATACCTCGTGGTCATCGACTTCATCGGGAACTACAAGAACAACTTCATGATCCCCATCGCTCTCTCCGGCGAGCGTTCCGCCAACAAGGAGCATCTCCGCAGGTATCTCATGAAGCAGACCATTCCCGGCTGCAGCACGGTGGACTTCGATCTCATCTCCAAGAAAAGGATCTACGATTCCATCAACCGCTCCACCGTGACCGACCTCATCAAGGGACAGTACTCCTCCCTGGTAAAGATGCTCGGCTACGAACCGACCATGACCCAGCTTGTCAAATCCTCGAGCATGGACCCGATGGACATCATAAATCACTACGACAACTTCAACAACTTCAAGAGGGTCCTGAAACTGACCCATCACAACCTCGGGAAGGGGGAGGAACTCACCCTCGATTACCTCTCATCCACCATACTGAACGGCAAAAGGCCCCACGAATTGGAGATTCTGAAGAACGTCATCTCCCACGGTTGCGTCGATTTTTCTGTAGTTAAAAATGAACTCGCGGACAAATACGGTATCGACTGTGACGAAGATTCGCTTCAATGTGCTATCGATGTTCTCGACAGCGATTACTCCAAGAGACTGAAATCACCTCTCATCGAAATCAAAGAGGGTAAGGCTTACTGCACCCAGTATTTGAAGGATCTCCTCAGCAGAGATTACACGAAAGAATACGTCCTCGACATCGTCGACTGCGGCCTCGAGATCTTCGACAGGAGATACAAAGAAGGATTCGACGGTTCCCTAAAACTCTACGAAAGGTACTCCAGGAAAGACGTCTGCCGTCTGCTGAACCTCGGAACCGAAGGAATCTCGAGCACAATCTACGGTTACGGAACCTACCGCGGCAAGTGTCCTATCTTCGTCACCTACAACAAGGACGCGAACATCAGCAAGAGCATCCAGTACAAAGAGGAGTTCACCGACAGACAGCACTTCAGCTGGATGACCCGCAGTAATAGGAACATCCGGAGCAACGATGTCGCCTGTGTTCTCGATTCCAACATAGAGAAATACTTCTTCGTACAGAAAGGAGACGATGACAGTTCCGATTTCTACTATCTAGGAAAGGTCACACCCCAAGATCCCAGGGAGACCACCATCGAGGGCAACAAGGGCGAGGCACTCCCTATCGTGAACATCAAATTGGTCCTCGAACAGCCAGTTGACGAGGGCATATACGAGTATCTCACCAACTGATTAACGTATCAATCGTTAACTCTTGGCAACGCTTATAGCCGTTAACGGACATTCCCGCGTTATGTTCATAGCTTCCACCTACCAGGACGGACAGATTTTCCAGCACTTCGGCCACACCCAGCAGTTCAAGGTCTACGAGATCGAGGACGGAAAGATCGTGTCCTCCAAGGTAGTCGACAACGGCGGCAACGGACACGAGGCACTCACCGTTTACCTGAAGAACATGGGCGTTACCAAGCTCATCTGCGGAGGCGTCGGCGGAGGAGCGATCAACGCCCTCGGAATGATGGGCATCGAGGTCTACCCCGGACTCGCCGGCAACCCCGACGATTACGTACAGGACATCGTCGACGGAAAGCTCAGTCCCAGCACCGTTTCCAACTGCTCCCACCACGGCGAACATACCTGCCACTGATTCGGCGATATCTAGTTAACGGCGTTTGCCATATCGATAGATATGTTCTGTCCAAAATGCGGCGCCCGTGTCGGCGACACCGATAAGTTCTGCCCCAGCTGCGGAACGAATCTGTTCGAATCGTCAAACAGCACCGCCACCTACAAGACCGGAAGACAGCGCGGAACCAGACCCGTCTCCGACGTACGCCTTCCCTCGTTCCTGCTGGGACTCATCCTGGGTCTCATCGGATTGGTGATCGCGCTCGTCATCTACTCCAACGGAAACGAGTTCGAGGAGAGCCCCACCGGAACCGTGATCCTCTGGTGCA
The sequence above is a segment of the methanogenic archaeon ISO4-H5 genome. Coding sequences within it:
- a CDS encoding molybdenum cofactor biosynthesis protein MoaA1, which translates into the protein MNTETTSVRKFRSANIHIYGKCNYRCEHCFDRCLTKNYMRPSDWVDTLTFLKEYGVEKINLAGGEPTLYPFLDQMCYLVKGMGFKLSIVSNGSLITEDWMARMEGVVDWIGLSIDSIDEADEIQIGRGRGGHLENIVQVADMAHRHGIKVKLNITVVRRSWMKDFRPFIEKVRPERVKCFRALTLKNANDDVPDTWSITDKQFEDFRRRHEDIGCIVFEDNEDMVSSYVMFDPMGRWMVDSGYEKRFISFEVLRREGLDREVDVEKYFGRNAVYEW
- a CDS encoding helicase translates to MTSIPPAAFPLNDISAGRMDLIYNDTESNRKVLTTLQKEISDCDRFDFSVAFITRSGMACINQLLDNTRDKVKGRIITTDYLNFSEPAALRQLLRFSNIEVRIYSRQNFHTKGYIFHKGKETSLMVGSSNITQDALNVNKEWNIWYSTTDSDNLFLGTTVSEFESMWKQSVPLTEEWIQEYEPRHLRSKIERQTELQARRNDPVVITPNEMQKDALENLCKLRNSGADKALLISATGTGKTYLSAFDVKESQSKKVLFLVHREQILDDARESYKDILGNGIRTGKITGISKDFDADYIFSTIQTMSKPDILAHFKPDHFDYIICDEAHHAVAKQYNSIVDYFRPKFMLGMTATPERMDSGDVFKRFNHNIAYEIRLQDALEKNMLCPFHYYGITDISVDGRPIEDDEDFNSLVSEERIKHIIEKMEFYGHSGDRVKGLIFCRSIEEGRELSVKLNEHGLRTQFVCGKDDAATREKAVNLLEQEDKSTGLDYIITVDIFNEGVDIKSVNQIVMLRPTQSSIIFIQQLGRGLRKRALNGELKEYLVVIDFIGNYKNNFMIPIALSGERSANKEHLRRYLMKQTIPGCSTVDFDLISKKRIYDSINRSTVTDLIKGQYSSLVKMLGYEPTMTQLVKSSSMDPMDIINHYDNFNNFKRVLKLTHHNLGKGEELTLDYLSSTILNGKRPHELEILKNVISHGCVDFSVVKNELADKYGIDCDEDSLQCAIDVLDSDYSKRLKSPLIEIKEGKAYCTQYLKDLLSRDYTKEYVLDIVDCGLEIFDRRYKEGFDGSLKLYERYSRKDVCRLLNLGTEGISSTIYGYGTYRGKCPIFVTYNKDANISKSIQYKEEFTDRQHFSWMTRSNRNIRSNDVACVLDSNIEKYFFVQKGDDDSSDFYYLGKVTPQDPRETTIEGNKGEALPIVNIKLVLEQPVDEGIYEYLTN
- a CDS encoding dinitrogenase iron-molybdenum cofactor biosynthesis protein, which gives rise to MFIASTYQDGQIFQHFGHTQQFKVYEIEDGKIVSSKVVDNGGNGHEALTVYLKNMGVTKLICGGVGGGAINALGMMGIEVYPGLAGNPDDYVQDIVDGKLSPSTVSNCSHHGEHTCH
- a CDS encoding transmembrane protein, translated to MFCPKCGARVGDTDKFCPSCGTNLFESSNSTATYKTGRQRGTRPVSDVRLPSFLLGLILGLIGLVIALVIYSNGNEFEESPTGTVILWCIFGMFFWFIVLAVITVMILGVSLTM